The Triticum aestivum cultivar Chinese Spring chromosome 4B, IWGSC CS RefSeq v2.1, whole genome shotgun sequence sequence TGTTTGAAGCATCAACATTTATGCCCTAGGAGAATCTGACATGAAACATTAAGTTTTGCCCCTTGGCGGTTGTGTTTTCATGCCGAAGAACAATAGACGATATCAAGGACAGAGCTTCAGCTTGAAAATACATTGTGCAACAGTTAATATCATCACATTAATAATCAAAACAACACCCTCACACTGAAAATCATAACAACaccttccgtcccataatataagagcgtttttgacactacactattatgggacggagggagtatatatagataAAAGTGCATATCACACAAATATGTAAGAAAACATATGCTATGTATGACACAGCATATCCCATCGCCCATAGCATAATCCCATTCACCAAAGGTCATCCAACATGCAACGTTTTCTCCAACTTCCAACAGCTAAGTGCCTAACAGATAAACTGACATATGCATATAGCTGACATGTAGTGACAATGGATGATCAAAGTCTCTGCAAATGCGCCAAGTCACTCAAGACACTCTGTGTGAGCTGAGCCTGCAGCACAAGGAGCAGCTGGTGGAGTCTTCCGAGCTGAATATTCCTGGAGCTGGGCTAAGATCCGAGTCAAGAGgtgcctctgctgctgctgcccagCTATGATCTGCTGCTGCTCAACTTGGATCTCCTCCTGATGCACTATGACCTGCTGCTGTTCAACTTGGATCTGCCCCAGAAGCGCTAGGATCTGCTGTTGCTCAACTTCGATCTGCTCCTGCCTGACTACAATCTGCTCAGCCATGCTCCTCAACTGAGCATTCTGCGAGGGCAACACACGCGGAGTTCGCGCTTGAGAAGGTCCAGCTCTGGGTTCCTCAGGAAAATCCTTGGGCTCTGTAAGCTCAACATGATCGTTCTAGTTACTAATCAACAGATGTGCAATTGGGGCCTAGATGGTACGAGCGTCAAGAACCTACTAACCTTCAGAAGATCCAATACTCTGCTGGATATTGATTTGCTCAACATGTATGCTATAGGTACTCAAGAACGTTAAAATTCTGTGAACCCTCTCATCAATCTTCTCACACTTGATTTCAAGTACCTTAAGCTTGTTAGATGCGAACGGTTGTCCCGTCAGATTGTAGCTTCCTTCAGTCCCCATCCGACTGCTGGGTGCCTGTAAGTGTATGGAGCAAAAATACTACATTAAATCATGCATGATAACTTAAATGAGAACATATATCAGATTTACGAAGCATATACCTGACAAAGCTGGATGGTAAGCTTTTCGAGAACAGGTGTATGTTGGAGAAAGCACATGAGTGCACCAAGATTGGCCTTCATACACCAATCATTGAGTAACAAGGTTTTTAACTTGCTAAAGGTTGGGCACCACATCAAATCTCTTTTGAGGATAAACTACAGAAAATGCAAATAGGTAAGAATATCTCAAGATTTTTTTTTTAAGTACAAGGTGTGATGCTACTGAAGTAAATGAAGCTCCCACAAGTATTGAAAAGCAAAATCTGGTTTGGCCAAAGGGAAAAAAGAGGCTTGTAACCAAAGCGAAAAAAGAGGCTTGTAACTCATATCAGATTTTATAAGTTCACTTTGACCCCCCTGCATAACATATAAAAATGAACATAATATTTCTCAAATGCGAATATGTATAATTGGCCATATAAAAACAGATTTGACAGATTTATTCCAATACAAACATTAAACCTGTGCTTGCAGTTTCAGAAGTAATACAATACAAAATATGAATACAGTCACGGGAAATTAAATCCATATAATGTACAGGTGCAAGCAAACCACTTGCATAGCTGCTACTTCATAAATGTCAAATGATGATATAATGTAAGAGGCATAATGTATCACAGTTCACAAATAACAATATAAGCTGAGAAAAGAAGTAGATGCAAACATACCACACAAGGTTCAGCTATCAACGCCAAGCTTTTAGCCTCTGACAAACCATTGAGAAGCACACAATCTCCACTGTCACCATCAATGGAACTACAATTTTCACAGGTATCATCGGCACACGAACCACCAGCTTCTTTACCACAACAATCATCACAGTCGGCAAGCTTAATAGATCCTGTCACTAATGATGGCATGCTTTCAAGCAAAGGAGTCCTCCCCCAACACTCAATTAATTCCATTGTAACTAGACTTGGGACAGATATCCGAGTCCGTTCATTTGGATAAAATATGCAGTCAAGGATGGTGAGGCGTTTTAGGGACTGGGACATGATCATATCAGCTTGGACGTAGCAACCCCTCATCCATAGCTCTTCCAGCGCTGGGCAGCTCGAAAAATTCAGAATGCTATCATTTAACACTACGTTGCAAAGCTCCAACCTCGTCAGGCGCGGAGAGACGAGAGGCAGGTCCTCCAGCAGCTCAAAGCTATTGTTATCACGGCCTAGATGAACACTGAGGACTCGAGCTTGGCACAAGAGAGCATGTCGGGTCCATAAGTTGACCTGCGGTTCATCCTGGCTATGGAAAGTAGTGAGCTCTATCTCACACGCATGCAGGGGCGCGCTGCGGTCACGGAGGAGCAGCAGGTGGTTCACAAACTTGTTGAGCCTCCTAACGCCCCGCCGGTTCAGAATCATGCCCTCGCAGGTGATGCGCAGGACCGGCATGGACTTCCAGAGGTGGCGCCAGCGCCGAGCCAGCACGCAGGTCTGCACGGCCTCCGCCACCGGCAGGAAGGACAGTACATGCTGCAGGACCTCGCTCGGCAGAGCGTCGATCCCCTCGCCGCCACGCGCCTCGGGCGCCGCCTTCCGCCTGCGGGGGGCCGTCGCTTGCTCCTTAGGCATTACGCCGAACAGCTGGGGTGCGCCGGCTCTGGCCGCTGAAAAGCAAAAGCCAGCAAAGATCAGGCATGGACGGACCCTTGGCTTCGCTGCATCACCTGGTGCCTCGGAGTGAAAAATTATGAGCTCGTGGATCGTTTACCTGTAGATCTTGTGGGTTTGGAGTAGCGGTGGAATTGCGTGGCACCCTAGCAAGCCGCCGTCACCAGTTCTTGAGGCCGACCTTCCTCCGAGGAGAACGTCAGCATCCGGCCATCGCCGGCTGGCCAGAAGACCGTCGACGGTGGACTGGGTTGCGTAAATTCTTAGGTCTAGATGCTTCTGGGACCTGGAATGCTTGGTGAGcgagcgagggaggaagaggaagtGGAGAGGCGATGGGGATTATTTCTGAGGGTTACTATCTAAGCACTTAATAATAAATAATTAAAGATAAATATCATCCTTTCCTCATAATTATGTTGTGTAAATATTCTGATACAAAATAAATTCAAATTCAATAAAATAGTTCAACTTATCCAGACACATTTTTTTAATTCTTTCCTCGAAGCGCCCACAAATACGCAAACCAGGTCATTGCTGCTCATGAATTACTCAATAGTGAATAAATAGTGAATATGTTGATGCATTTCGATAAAATCATCAAACTTCGTCGGATTTTGATTTGAAAGTAGGGTAGGATCACCCATGCGCTCAAATTACAAACCGTGGCAAAATCCGTCACCAACATCCTCGACAATAATGTTGTTTATCAAACAATCTATCGTCACCTCCCACAACATGTCTGCAACCCATATTTTTGCAGGTCCTCGAACAACTGCAAAATGAGCTTGG is a genomic window containing:
- the LOC123091346 gene encoding MEIOTIC F-BOX protein MOF isoform X1 encodes the protein MPKEQATAPRRRKAAPEARGGEGIDALPSEVLQHVLSFLPVAEAVQTCVLARRWRHLWKSMPVLRITCEGMILNRRGVRRLNKFVNHLLLLRDRSAPLHACEIELTTFHSQDEPQVNLWTRHALLCQARVLSVHLGRDNNSFELLEDLPLVSPRLTRLELCNVVLNDSILNFSSCPALEELWMRGCYVQADMIMSQSLKRLTILDCIFYPNERTRISVPSLVTMELIECWGRTPLLESMPSLVTGSIKLADCDDCCGKEAGGSCADDTCENCSSIDGDSGDCVLLNGLSEAKSLALIAEPCVFILKRDLMWCPTFSKLKTLLLNDWCMKANLGALMCFLQHTPVLEKLTIQLCQAPSSRMGTEGSYNLTGQPFASNKLKVLEIKCEKIDERVHRILTFLSTYSIHVEQINIQQSIGSSEEPKDFPEEPRAGPSQARTPRVLPSQNAQLRSMAEQIVVRQEQIEVEQQQILALLGQIQVEQQQVIVHQEEIQVEQQQIIAGQQQQRHLLTRILAQLQEYSARKTPPAAPCAAGSAHTECLE
- the LOC123091346 gene encoding MEIOTIC F-BOX protein MOF isoform X2, coding for MPKEQATAPRRRKAAPEARGGEGIDALPSEVLQHVLSFLPVAEAVQTCVLARRWRHLWKSMPVLRITCEGMILNRRGVRRLNKFVNHLLLLRDRSAPLHACEIELTTFHSQDEPQVNLWTRHALLCQARVLSVHLGRDNNSFELLEDLPLVSPRLTRLELCNVVLNDSILNFSSCPALEELWMRGCYVQADMIMSQSLKRLTILDCIFYPNERTRISVPSLVTMELIECWGRTPLLESMPSLVTGSIKLADCDDCCGKEAGGSCADDTCENCSSIDGDSGDCVLLNGLSEAKSLALIAEPCVFILKRDLMWCPTFSKLKTLLLNDWCMKANLGALMCFLQHTPVLEKLTIQLCQAPSSRMGTEGSYNLTGQPFASNKLKVLEIKCEKIDERVHRILTFLSTYSIHVEQINIQQSIGSSEGTQSWTFSSANSACVALAECSVEEHG